The Bacillus sp. F19 DNA segment TTGAATAAAGGACACGATCCACTATTTGTGTATTGCGCCCGATTGTTGAAGATCGTTATTGAAGTAAAGCACCCGTTAGTAAAAGAAGAACTATTTATTTACCAATTAGGTACTGCTCGGAATAAGACTTGGAATCAAAAATGTCTATACCTATAAAATCTTCACAGTTACTATCCGAAAAATGAAACACTATTGATTCAACATCAGGATGAGAAATAGACTTTCTTGTTATTTCACCATTCAGTCTAAAAGAATAATAAGTCTTTCCATCAGTAGTAACTTCCTTTTTAAAAATGTGGACTTTATCAGCAATCAGTTCAATTTTCCTTGCAGTTTCTCCTTCTATCTCTATTCCAACAATCGGGACTTCTTCTCCAAAATCTAACATTATATCATCGTTTTCTGGAAGTTCTTCCGTATGAGTAATAGTATATTTAGATGGTTCACTAAAGTAAATATAGCCTATCTCTACTTCCTTATCATAAGTAACCTGACCTTTGTAGCCCATAAGATCAATCCTCCTAAGCTTATTCTTTTTCTCGTTTTATGCCAAAATTATATCATTTTCTTGTTCAGCTAACCTGCCTCTTTAGTTTAAGTACATTTCTTCACAACCTCACACCGATATTAATATAAATATCCTGTTTTGTTTGGAAGTCTTATTCCATTAAACTGCCCTTTAATTCAATAAGAAAAGGCGACACTTTGTTCAGCAATCGCCCCCGATTGTTGAATATGATTTTAGCTGATTGATCCAATGTCTTGGAGAACTTAAATAATTACCTTGAGGGAGAAAGAATTGACAAAAAAACTGACCGATTGCTAGTTGGTCAGTTAAAATTTATTATCCACTTTATGCTCTCCATGCAAACTAGCAGATAATGAAGATTTTTATTTTATAATAAATTGTTACCTTCAAGCAAGGTTGGATTTCGCATGGGATCTCCAGTTTATACTGTAAGGATCCTTTTCTTATTCCATTAAAGCATCCGTTAGTTGATTAGATGTGGCAAATTTTAAAGCTATTAATATAATAATAGAGGAATAAAATTCAAAATAAAAGTTGGTGAATGAGTATTGAAATATTTGTATATCACCGGATTAATGAGAAGCGGTACTACAATTCTAGCGAATTTTCTAAATACTCAAGTAAAAATAACGATCTATAGAGACTATGTTAATACGTTGAGGCAAGCCCTTACATCTAATCCAAACCTAGAGTACTTCGATAATATTCAGGAAAAAAATATAGTCATTGAAAAAATGAGAACTGAAGCACTTGATCAATTAAAATTAAATCTTTCAATAAACCCCGAGCAGATAAAAAATATTTACGATCTTTATAAATCAGCAATAGATCCAATCGCGTCTCCTGAAGATGTAATCATTGGTAATAAATCGACTCAATCATTATTTGTATTAGAAAAACTATTAAAAAATAAAGATGTTTTGGGTCTATATATTATTAGAGATGTTAGAGATGTTCTTTTATCTTCTAGAAAAAGATCTGAGAGATTGAATGATGCAGATGTTATAAACAATTGGAATACAGATATCAATAAAGTTGAACAATTAAAAAAGAAATATCCTGACCGTTTTCTTGTTATAAGATATGAGGATTTCGTTCAAATGAAAGCCAATAGAATTCTAGAAGGTTTTTTAGGTGTCTTTTTAAATTGGGAAATCCAAGTGTTTAAAGATCGATCTGGTCAACTATTTAGAAATAATTCATCTTATGCAAACATTAAGAAACAACAGACAATTGGATTTCATTTGCAAAGTATCGGCAATTGGAGAAAATTAAAAGATGAGGAACGAATATCTATAAGGAAAGTAGGGGATATTTGTAAAAATGGTTTAGAAAAATATAGATATTTAAATGATGAACAGCTGCAGGAAGAAAAGAAAGCAAGATTAGAAGCAGCTGCAAGCCAGGAAGAAGATCCGCCCGAAAAAAGAGGATTTTGGAGTCGTCTTTTCGGAAAGTAGCGATCCAGATTGCATTTAAACGGTGTTTAAAGATCGATCTGGTCAACTATTTAGAAATAATTCATCTTATGCAAACATTAAGAAACAACAGACAATTGGTCATAGTATCGTTCTACCATTTTTCAAAGTGAAACTGTTCAAAATTAATCAGCAAAAGTGTTCAATTCTACTTGTTGTCCCATGGTGGATCGGGTATTGCTTCATACTGCCGAGTGATTTTCCTTTTCTCTAAACAGTATTCATCCCGAAGGGAAGCCACATATCCCCGCACAGTGCTGTCTCCAACTCTTAGTTGCTCGTATTTTTCTCTCAGCAGTCTTGTACCTGAGCGGAAGACATGTCCGGATGTTCCTGCAGCCACGTCAGAATGTCCTGCTTGTAAGGATCTAATTTTTTCGTTCTGCTTTTAGAGGCTGCCATCCATACAGCCATCTCTTCAGGGGGTTTAGCCAAGTAACTATAGACGGTATTGCGAGAAAGGCCGACTATTTTAGCGATGGTTGAAATCTTAACCCCTTTTTTATGTAATCTCTTAATCTCTGCGTACACTTCCCATTTATCCACCTTTCAATTCCTCCACCATGTAAGTTATCTTCTCGATCTTACATGATAGATTCATAATTGGAAAAGAAGTGTTCAATCTTATTTGGCGTAAACTGTTAAATTTAGTTTAGCAGTCACAGAAACAAAGTAGTTTATGTAGTGAGGTAATCTGAAAAGCCCCTTTTTTGTATCTTTTTTATCTGCTATATAAAGCCAATCTCCTTTATTAGCAAAACAATTGAGACCAATATCTTCGATGGCAACTAACATTTTTTCGAACTTTTTCATCATATTCATCCTTTAAATCATTTTCTTAAAAGCAATTATTAACCGAGGTCTTATTCAACAATCCTGCCCTTTAATTGGAATAACATACATTTCGAGATGAACCACCTAATTGCCTTTTTTTACTCCAGAATATGGCCCTTTAGTTGAACAAGGTTTCTAAGGAAAACATGAATACTGTATACAAAACTAGTTAACATAATCAATCCTAGAGGAAGTTTCCAAAACGAAAACCCCTTGGTAATGAACTGCACCCCAATTGTTAGACACAACTAACAACTGGAGGTGTAGTTTTTTCATGGGAAAGTTTTCATTTGAAGATAAAATGAAGGCAGTTCAAGACTATATTGAAGGGACTGAATCCTATAGAGACATAGGAAAGCGAATTGGTATTGATCATAAATCCATTGTAAAATGGGTAGCCCTTTATAATGAACATGGTCTAGATGGTTTAAAATTACGGTATACAAATTACTCTGCCCAATTTAAAATAGACGTACTTAATTATATGAACGAAACAGGGACGTCTCTTTTAGAAACAGCTGCAATCTTTAATATTTCAGCTCCAACAACCATTTTACGGTGGAAAAAAGTTTTAGAAGAACAAGGTATAGACGTCCTTTATTCAAAGAAACGAGGGCGTCCATCCATGAAAAAAAACATTAAGAAAAAACAACCAGTAGAAGGCTCACAAGAAGCGCTATTAGCTGAAATTGAACGTCTAAAAATGGAGAATGCCTATTTAAAAAAGTTGAATGCCTTAGTTCAAGAGGAGAGAAAATTGAAGAACGTCAAAAAGCGCAAGTAATTTTTGAACTAAGGCATGAATTTAAAGTGATTCACTTAATTAAAGTAGCTAATATCGCAAGAAGCACGTATTATTACTGGGTAAAACAGCTCAATCGCCCAGACAAATATAGTGAAGTAAAGGAAGTCATTAAACAAATTTTTGATGAGCATCAAGGCAGATATGGTTATCGTCGTATCACACTAGAATTACATAATCGAGGCTTTTTAATCAATCATAAAACAGTCTGCCGTCTAATGAATCAGTTAGGCTTAAAATGTCTAGTACGCATAAAAAAATATCGTTCTTATCGCGGAAAAGTTGGGAAAGTCGCACCTAATATTCTTGAACGTGATTTCAAGGCCAATAAACCGAATGAAAAGTGGGTTACGGACGTTACGGAATTCGATTTATTTGGTGAGAATCTGTATTTATCCCCTATTCTTGACCTCTTTAATGGAGAAATTATCGCTTATAATATCGAGAAACGACCTGTATTTTCACTTGTGACAAAGATGCTAGATAAAGCCTTCCTTTGTTTAAATGAAGGAGAGACACCTATTCTCCATTCCGATCAAGGATGGCACTATCAAATGACAAAGTATCAACACTTACTGAAAGAACATCACATTACGCAAAGTATGTCGCGTAAAGGGAATTGTTTGGATAACGCAGTCATGGAGAATTTCTTTGGCTTATTAAAGTCTGAATTATTGTATCTCCAAGAATTTGAGAGTATGGAGCATTTTAAGAGAGAACTAGAAAAATATATTTACTATTACAATCACAAACGAATAAAAGCAAAACTAAAAGGATTGAGCCCTGTGCAATACAGAGTTCAATCCCCGGTAGCTGCTTAATAATATTTGTCTAACTTTTTGGGTTCACTTCATAATCAAGGGGTTTTTCACTGTCCGGATTTATCATTTATGCACGTTTTTATGCATGCCTGTTAGATCAGCCTTTTCAGCCGTTTGAGAAGCCGTAAGACTGCATAAAAACGACGCTTTTTATGCATACTGCTTGTTCAAAAAAGCCTCTAAAGCCGCAGTGAGCTCATCAGCGCCTTTTTGACTCAAGACAATCGTTCCATTTGCTAAGGTCATATTCTTTTTGGAGACGTCTCCCGTCACAATGCAGGCATCGTGACGTTCATATTTCTGAAGAATAATTTTTTCTCCTTCGAGAAAGATTTCCATCGGGGTTTTGACCGAAATGTTATAAATTTTACGCAGCTCCATCGGAATGACAACTCGTCCCAACGGATCTACTTCTCTTACAATGCCAGTAGGTTTCATACCCATCCTCCTTTTTCTATTTTTATTATAAATTGTTAATCAAAAAATACCTATTACCGTTTTCCTAAATAGATCTTTGTGACTGAGTCTCGTCCATGCCCGAGGAGCATGGCTACGTTTTCGGGCTTGCAGCGCCGTTCTTTCGGATTTGAGCAGCTCATAATAGCGTGTCCTGGCGTAATGATGACGGATCCCGTGGAAGGTCAGCTTTTTCTGTCACGCGGAATGCCTCCTTTTGTCGTCGTTAACGCCAGATATCCGTTTCGAAACGCTGAGCGCAGCTGTGAACGCGTCAGAGCTGTCACTTCTTCCAGCCGTAATCCCATACTTTCCGCAATGCGGATCGCCCATTCAATGTCTTTTCTCCCCATTACGGAGGCTTACTCGGTATAAGCTTGAGGAAGCGAAGGCGGCCAATAAACGGT contains these protein-coding regions:
- a CDS encoding sulfotransferase, whose protein sequence is MKYLYITGLMRSGTTILANFLNTQVKITIYRDYVNTLRQALTSNPNLEYFDNIQEKNIVIEKMRTEALDQLKLNLSINPEQIKNIYDLYKSAIDPIASPEDVIIGNKSTQSLFVLEKLLKNKDVLGLYIIRDVRDVLLSSRKRSERLNDADVINNWNTDINKVEQLKKKYPDRFLVIRYEDFVQMKANRILEGFLGVFLNWEIQVFKDRSGQLFRNNSSYANIKKQQTIGFHLQSIGNWRKLKDEERISIRKVGDICKNGLEKYRYLNDEQLQEEKKARLEAAASQEEDPPEKRGFWSRLFGK
- a CDS encoding AbrB/MazE/SpoVT family DNA-binding domain-containing protein, with protein sequence MKPTGIVREVDPLGRVVIPMELRKIYNISVKTPMEIFLEGEKIILQKYERHDACIVTGDVSKKNMTLANGTIVLSQKGADELTAALEAFLNKQYA
- a CDS encoding IS3 family transposase (programmed frameshift); protein product: MGKFSFEDKMKAVQDYIEGTESYRDIGKRIGIDHKSIVKWVALYNEHGLDGLKLRYTNYSAQFKIDVLNYMNETGTSLLETAAIFNISAPTTILRWKKVLEEQGIDVLYSKKRGRPSMKKNIKKKQPVEGSQEALLAEIERLKMENAYFKKVECLSSRGEKIEERQKAQVIFELRHEFKVIHLIKVANIARSTYYYWVKQLNRPDKYSEVKEVIKQIFDEHQGRYGYRRITLELHNRGFLINHKTVCRLMNQLGLKCLVRIKKYRSYRGKVGKVAPNILERDFKANKPNEKWVTDVTEFDLFGENLYLSPILDLFNGEIIAYNIEKRPVFSLVTKMLDKAFLCLNEGETPILHSDQGWHYQMTKYQHLLKEHHITQSMSRKGNCLDNAVMENFFGLLKSELLYLQEFESMEHFKRELEKYIYYYNHKRIKAKLKGLSPVQYRVQSPVAA
- a CDS encoding DUF2283 domain-containing protein produces the protein MGYKGQVTYDKEVEIGYIYFSEPSKYTITHTEELPENDDIMLDFGEEVPIVGIEIEGETARKIELIADKVHIFKKEVTTDGKTYYSFRLNGEITRKSISHPDVESIVFHFSDSNCEDFIGIDIFDSKSYSEQYLIGK
- a CDS encoding helix-turn-helix domain-containing protein: MDKWEVYAEIKRLHKKGVKISTIAKIVGLSRNTVYSYLAKPPEEMAVWMAASKSRTKKLDPYKQDILTWLQEHPDMSSAQVQDC